Proteins from one Salmo salar chromosome ssa29, Ssal_v3.1, whole genome shotgun sequence genomic window:
- the LOC106590390 gene encoding regulator of G-protein signaling 9-binding protein B — MPLINNKVGDDGTTSSPKTLEEGKVLIDSLIKVVACYHHLASCVGGCTDSLHLRDELRLTREKAQKLAVASRHHLTARLRDKTLPQEERQEMELLWVAFTSSLELLHADMCKVFNMGSNFSLINNNTFVQTGIQGETSEVTARALSLTELTRAEDQVPASLEDLEQSQLEEEIAHVDVMLEDMEEKVNVLRWMVEARGPQYAEPASTDSASLGLLSTDEEAGPQSQQCCERSQVFMVLVLCSVAVVMVVLSVCVVYLS; from the exons ATGCCACTCATCAACAACAAAGTGGGTGACGATGGCACTACCAGTTCACCAAAGACTCTGGAAGAGGGGAAGGTTCTTATCGATTCACTCATAAAG GTGGTGGCATGTTACCACCACCTGGCCTCGTGTGTGGGTGGGTGCACGGACAGCTTGCACCTGCGTGATGAGCTGCGGCTAACGCGGGAGAAGGCCCAGAAGTTAGCAGTGGCCAGCCGTCACCACCTCACGGCACGGCTACGGGATAAGACACTGCcccaggaggagagacaggagatggaACTGCTCTGGGTGGCCTTCACCTCCAGTCTGGAACTCCTACACGCAGACATGTGCAAAGTCTTCAACATGGGTTCCAACTTCTCCCTGATCAATAACAACACCTTCGTGCAGACTGGCATACAAG GGGAAACCAGCGAGGTGACAGCGCGGGCCCTCAGCCTGACAGAACTAACCCGCGCCGAGGACCAGGTTCCCGCCAGCCTGGAGGATCTGGAGCAGAGCCAGCTGGAGGAGGAGATCGCCCATGTGGATGTCATGCTGGaggacatggaggagaaggtcaaCGTCCTGCGCTGGATGGTGGAGGCCCGCGGGCCCCAGTACGCCGAACCGGCCAGCACGGACAGCGCCTCGTTGGGCCTCTTGTCCACGGACGAGGAGGCAGGTCCCCAAAGCCAGCAGTGCTGCGAGCGCAGCCAGGTTTTCATGGTGCTGGTGCTGTGCAGCGTGGCAGTGGTGATGGTCGTGCTGTCCGTCTGCGTGGTCTATCTCTCATGA
- the dph2 gene encoding 2-(3-amino-3-carboxypropyl)histidine synthase subunit 2 encodes MTDAFSTNSELVLQRVLDVTAEKNVHCGNLDEHYQIKATCHFINDHQFKKVALQFPDEVLVDSIAIAAEIEKGTKAKLFILGDTSYGSCCVDEVAAEHVGADCIVHYGRACLSPSRRLPLMYVFERKPVVLESCVSSFRELYPNRQSHVILLYDVNYDHINDDLLALLSSEYPNIAASTLHVDGELCYSHGETHGQHNVSSSQCQNGDQVVHQFGRQFVLKCGQTIEDYSVFFIGHEGATMTNFMMTWNRCSFCSFDPVTMTGRTESISINKALMKRYYAIERAKDASVVGILVGTLGVANYLTIIEQLKETIHRAGKKSYMFAMGKLNVAKLANFLEIDIYVLIACPENSLLDSSEFYKPVVTPFEMEVACNKKREWSGEYVTDFRDLLPGGSKHVALANPDDLEDGDETDVSLITGALRMTRFSSSEPVSSSRDSSLVLRNQALTVANANTAATFLAGRSWQGLEQKLGETPVVKALEGRKGIAIAYEEEPMIDRDH; translated from the exons ATGACTGATGCATTCAGCACCAACAGTGAACTGGTTCTTCAGCGCGTGCTGGACGTGACAGCAGAGAAGAATGTTCACTGTGGGAATCTAGATGAGCATTATCAGATCAAGGCGACATGCCATTTCATCAATGATCATCAGTTCAAAAAG GTTGCCTTGCAATTTCCAGATGAGGTGCTGGTTGATTCAATAGCAATTGCTGCAGAGATCGAGAAGGGAACCAAAGCAAAACTATTCATCCTTGGAGACACGTCCTATGGCAG TTGTTGTGTAGATGAAGTTGCAGCGGAGCATGTGGGCGCAGACTGCATCGTACACTACGGGAGGGCTTGTCTCAGCCCATCCAGAAGACTCCCTCTGATGTACGTCTTTGAGAGGAAACCTGTGGTCCTGGAGTCGTGTGTCTCCTCCTTCAGAGAGCTATACCCCAACAGACAGAGTCACGTCATCCTCTTGTACGATGTCAACTATGATCACATTAATG ACGATCTTCTGGCGCTGCTGTCCTCTGAGTATCCGAACATTGCCGCCTCAACCCTTCACGTGGACGGAGAACTTTGCTACAGTCacggagaaacacatggacagcACAATGTCAGCAGTTCTCAGTGTCAAAACGGTGATCAAGTCGTTCACCAGTTCGGAAGGCAGTTTGTCTTGAAATGTGGACAGACCATTGAGGACTACAGTGTGTTCTTTATCGGCCATGAAGGTGCAACCATGACAAACTTCATGATGACCTGGAACCGCTGCTCTTTCTGCTCTTTTGACCCTGTAACAATGACAGGTCGGACTGAGTCGATCAGTATCAACAAAGCTTTGATGAAGCGATATTACGCAATAGAGAGGGCAAAGGATGCCAGTGTGGTGGGCATTCTTGTGGGTACACTTGGTGTGGCAAACTACCTCACCATCATCGAGCAGCTGAAAGAAACCATCCACAGAGCAGGGAAAAAGAGCTACATGTTTGCCATGGGGAAACTGAATGTGGCCAAACTGGCTAACTTTCTTGAGATTGACATTTATGTACTGATCGCATGTCCGGAGAACTCTCTGTTGGACTCCAGTGAGTTCTACAAACCGGTCGTGACCCCCTTTGAAATGGAGGTGGCCTGCAACAAGAAAAGGGAATGGTCAGGAGAGTACGTCACAGACTTCCGCGATCTGCTTCCAG GTGGATCTAAGCATGTGGCCCTGGCGAACCCTGATGATCTCGAGGACGGTGATGAGACTGATGTCTCCCTCATCACCGGAGCTTTACGAATGACCCGTTTCTCGTCCAGTGAGCCAGTGTCTTCCTCACGCGACTCCTCACTCGTCCTACGGAACCAGGCGCTCACTGTGGCCAATGCTAACACAGCTG CCACGTTCCTGGCGGGTCGTAGCTGGCAGGGACTGGAGCAAAAACTGGGAGAAACACCGGTGGTGAAAGCATTAGAGGGAAGGAAAGGCATTGCCATTGCCTACGAAGAGGAGCCGATGATTGACAGGGACCATTGA
- the LOC100270811 gene encoding neutrophil cytosol factor 2 (The RefSeq protein has 1 substitution compared to this genomic sequence) — protein sequence MSFVNTLKQWDEAVACFERGDSAASLGTFLDIQEKNSKILFNVGCLHLINKNLDAAEKAFDGSIGKDGHLAVAFFQRALTFYKKERYEESFADFQHAFRELRGNQLIDYKPLGLRYKLYACEVLHNMALAHAQLGQWEKAKETLLTALNLRTEAKLSHIDRGLECILKQKVFEPVEVPANVLFKPNKNYVAELEKKDYLGKAKVVSSIVFQDEFSGFAPLQPQVEEVPTRPKVPEVLRALEEGEPHTVLFEFVPETSDELAVVPGNIVFVLNSGEDNWASVIFNERRGLVPYNFLERLEITLSSKQDQDGTDKDDILAPPRREPPNRPQRKSAVAAENQSIGDTETESCQIEESSLCVVKVHFTYTIAICMVPGLPYTTTLEKISNKLGLPAMAITLSYAHIDSGKIVIDEDTRMEDVWSCVHNGRLTLWCDLKEGMSEQLQSQTQLMALHSYESSTPEDLEFHQGDIILLLSKVNEDWFEGQCNGKIGIFPASFVEEVPMKDK from the exons ATGTCATTTGTGAATACTCTAAAACAGTGGGATGAGGCAGTGGCCTGTTTCGAACGGGGGGACTCTGCTGCTTCCCTTGGAACATTTCTGGACATCCAGGAAAAGAACTCCAAAATCCTTTTCAACGTTGGCTGTCTACATTTGATTAATAAGAACCTAGATGCAGCTGAAAAG GCTTTCGATGGCAGTATCGGAAAGGATGGACACTTGGCTGTTGCATTCTTTCAAAGGGCATTGACATTCTACAAAAAAGAGAG GTATGAGGAGTCTTTTGCTGATTTCCAACATGCCTTCAGGGAGTTGAGGGGGAACCAGCTGATCGACTACAAACCTCTTGGTCTGAGATACAAATTATATGCTTGTGAG GTACTGCACAACATGGCGCTGGCCCATGCTCAGCTGGGTCAGTGGGAGAAAGCCAAAGAGACCCTCCTGACTGCTCTGAACCTCAGGACTGAGGCCAAACTCAGCCACATTGACAGAGGTCTGGAGTGCATCCTG AAGCAGAAGGTGTTTGAGCCAGTTGAGGTCCCGGCGAATGTTCTGTTCAAGCCAAACAAGAACTACGTGGCTGAACTGGAGAAGAAGGACTACCTGGGCAAGGCCAAG GTTGTTTCTTCCATCGTCTTCCAGGATGAGTTCTCTGGCTTTGCTCCGTTACAGCCACAG GTTGAAGAGGTTCCTACCAGACCAAAGGCTCCTGAAGTTCTGAG GGCTCTGGAGGAGGGTGAGCCTCACACTGTCCTCTTTGAGTTTGTCCCTGAGACAAGTGATGAGTTAGCTGTGGTGCCTGGCAATATCGTCTTTGTGCTGAACAGCGGAGAAGACAATTGGGCATCTGTCATCTTCAATGAAAGA AGGGGACTTGTTCCTTATAATTTCCTGGAGCGTTTGGAAATAACCTTATCATCTAAGCAAGATCAG GATGGGACAGACAAGGATGACATCCTAGCGCCACCTAGACGAGAACCACCGAATAGACCTCAAAGAAAATCTG CTGTGGCTGCTGAAAATCAGAGCATTGGGGACACAGAAACAGAG TCTTGCCAGATTGAAGAGTCATCACTGTGTGTAGTGAAAGTGCACTTCACATACACCATAGCAATCTGCATGGTGCCTGGACTTCCCTACACAACCACTCTGGAGAAAATCAGTAACAAACTGGGCCTTCCTGCCATGGCAATCACCTTGAG CTATGCCCACATAGATTCTGGTAAAATAGTGATTGATGAGGACACGAGGATGGAAGATGTTTGGAGCTGTGTCCACAATGGTCGTCTAACACTGTGGTGTGATCTCAAAGAG GGTATGAGTGAGCAGCTGCAAAGCCAGACTCAACTGATGGCCCTTCATTCCTATGAGTCTTCAACTCCAGAGGACCTCGAGTTCCATCAAGGAGATATCATCTTACTTCTCTCCAAAG TCAATGAAGACTGGTTTGAGGGACAGTGCAACGGGAAGATTGGCATATTCCCGGCATCCTTTGTGGAAGAAGTTCCCATGAAAGATAAATAA